Within Dysgonomonas sp. HDW5A, the genomic segment TTTCGCTTGAAAACTCTTTTGTTAAGCAACAATTGTATAAAACCATCCCACCACGAGAAATGATTTGAGATTAAAAGAATAGGCTTCCCGTTATCTTCAAAATCGCCTATTACTGTGATTTTCCTAAAATACCTCTTGAGTTGTATTTTTGCGTATAAATCAAAGAACAGTACTCCCAAATATGTTTTATTGGCTTTTATCATTGGATGAACAGTAAGCTGAAAATACTGATGATGGCGAAAAATAACATTTGAATCCAAAACAAGGCTCCTGCAGATTTATTATCGGCCGAAATCTTAAATGAGACTAATAGAGTGTGATAAAATAATGCGGCTACAAACCAGGTTACAAAATTTTCGAGAGGTGGATAGAATGTCTTGAAATGCCACATCTGCATCGGAGGTGCAGCCAATTCTAAGATTAAATCATAACAAATCATTAGCGAAGCTCCCCCTACTATTCTGAGATATGCGTTATTGGTAAAACGAGAGATAATAGACTGTGAAGCATATACGAGAAACACCCAATTGAGTCCGATAATCAGAGGGGTATTCCACAGTTTCAATCCCAAGCTTATATCATATTGGTATTCACCAAACAAAACGCCTGAATTGACACCTGCCACTTCGAGAAAGAAAGAACTGAAAGCTATAAAAGCAAATACTAAGACAGTAGATTTATTCCACTCTTTATGATGAAAAAGGATACAGGCAATAACCAATATAAGTGTAAAAGCAGTTATGCTAAAAAATAACTCCCGAGTGTAAGGTATTATAAATAGTAACAAGCCAACAAAATAAAAACGTAAAAAGGTTTTTGGTAGCTCTTCTTCCGAAATCATTTTTTGTAAGACTTTATTTTTCATGCCTATCATTTTAGTTATCGGTTATCTGCAAGCAAGGCTTATCTATTAGTAAACTTGTAATTATTAAATTTTAGTTGTAGCGGGTATTTCTTTGCATACTATTTCG encodes:
- a CDS encoding carotenoid biosynthesis protein is translated as MKNKVLQKMISEEELPKTFLRFYFVGLLLFIIPYTRELFFSITAFTLILVIACILFHHKEWNKSTVLVFAFIAFSSFFLEVAGVNSGVLFGEYQYDISLGLKLWNTPLIIGLNWVFLVYASQSIISRFTNNAYLRIVGGASLMICYDLILELAAPPMQMWHFKTFYPPLENFVTWFVAALFYHTLLVSFKISADNKSAGALFWIQMLFFAIISIFSLLFIQ